The Corallococcus caeni genome includes a region encoding these proteins:
- a CDS encoding protein kinase domain-containing protein: MTTSQPKRQPIPFGKYLLLDRVNIGGMAEVWRGKQFGASGFERLVAIKRILPNIAEDEEFISMFIDEAKISVQLTHANIAQIYELGQIASSYFISMEYIPGKDMRAIFDRCRKKGEPAPVPLVAFCVAKMCEGLDYAHRKKDGMGRELNIVHRDISPQNVLVSFEGEVKVIDFGIAKAAGKATKTQAGILKGKFGYMSPEQIRGLPLDRRSDVFAIGVCLYEMLTGERLFVGDSDFSVLEKVRKAEVPSPSTYNRRIPEALERIVLKSLAKDVEERYQYASELGDDLQRFLLTSDSIFGRKDLMQYMKSTFAEEVEREKQRLAEYADIRAPDGMLAAIEAGYSGPSPVPTQSMTNIPAVAPSAPAVEPVTAPPPRASNSGANNAAGQGARRSPTLAALPKLTAAPAAPSPKEDEELATQMVDRDAVFNDAPEPTTQPGAAIGRAVTPLESPAAPVDDDGEDMAGRTAVIPPPSSLPSTPPGPPRLSQNSAPVLTAAPPRPSLTNVPTLMSSDAPAPRNTPNRGNDSQLPRILRPDSPPEPMPPPPRPPAPPVLNGGNAPRPPPGREPSARDAREKHAPEEGGGRGLGIKGMDKRLLYGAVGLASLFMLVGVALVFSPSKAAQGYVMVELKTPDAKDRAMVSINAGPPEKFPSNGFILKQLPVGNVLVVVTADGYDAFNKSVMVAEGANATQVPVQLKQQSRSVLVVFKTQPDDAEVKIDGQVARKQGVRDPVLRDFSLSADTPLVEVSAPGYVTFIKKLAVNNNGLDVAATLERAPVDVRIESEPEGAAVFLGNKDLGVVTPTNVRVPWGTRELTLKAKCYSDADVSVGSPSPAGSTVKVEAALKKQARCRD, encoded by the coding sequence GTGACGACCTCTCAACCGAAGCGGCAACCCATCCCGTTCGGGAAGTATCTCCTCCTGGACCGCGTCAACATCGGCGGCATGGCGGAGGTCTGGCGCGGCAAACAGTTCGGCGCCAGTGGCTTCGAGCGGCTCGTCGCCATCAAACGCATCCTGCCGAACATCGCCGAAGATGAAGAATTCATCTCGATGTTCATCGACGAGGCGAAGATCAGCGTCCAGCTGACCCACGCCAACATCGCGCAGATCTACGAGCTGGGGCAGATCGCCAGCAGCTACTTCATCTCGATGGAGTACATCCCCGGCAAGGACATGCGGGCCATCTTCGACCGCTGCCGGAAGAAGGGTGAGCCGGCGCCGGTGCCGCTCGTCGCCTTCTGCGTGGCGAAGATGTGCGAGGGCCTGGACTACGCCCACCGCAAGAAGGACGGGATGGGGCGCGAGCTCAACATCGTCCACCGCGACATCTCGCCGCAGAACGTGCTCGTGTCCTTCGAGGGCGAGGTCAAGGTCATCGACTTCGGCATCGCGAAGGCGGCGGGCAAGGCGACCAAGACGCAGGCCGGCATCCTCAAGGGCAAGTTCGGCTACATGAGCCCGGAGCAGATCCGCGGCCTGCCGCTGGACCGCCGCTCGGACGTGTTCGCCATTGGCGTGTGCCTCTACGAGATGCTCACCGGCGAGCGCCTCTTCGTGGGCGACAGCGACTTCTCCGTGCTGGAGAAGGTGCGCAAGGCGGAGGTGCCGTCGCCGTCCACGTACAACCGGCGCATCCCGGAGGCGCTGGAGCGCATCGTCCTCAAGTCGCTCGCGAAGGACGTGGAGGAGCGCTACCAGTACGCCAGCGAGCTGGGCGACGACCTGCAGCGCTTCCTGCTGACGAGCGACTCCATCTTCGGCCGCAAGGACCTCATGCAGTACATGAAGTCCACGTTCGCCGAGGAGGTCGAGCGCGAGAAGCAGCGCCTGGCCGAGTACGCGGACATCCGCGCGCCGGACGGCATGCTGGCGGCCATCGAGGCGGGCTACAGCGGCCCGTCCCCGGTGCCCACGCAGAGCATGACCAACATCCCGGCGGTGGCGCCCTCCGCGCCCGCCGTGGAGCCCGTCACCGCGCCGCCGCCGCGCGCCTCCAACTCCGGCGCCAACAACGCGGCGGGGCAGGGTGCGCGCCGCTCGCCCACGCTCGCCGCGCTGCCCAAGCTGACCGCCGCGCCCGCCGCGCCCTCGCCCAAGGAGGACGAGGAGCTGGCGACGCAGATGGTGGACCGCGACGCCGTCTTCAACGACGCGCCGGAGCCCACCACCCAGCCGGGTGCCGCCATCGGCCGCGCCGTCACGCCGCTGGAGTCCCCGGCCGCGCCCGTGGACGACGACGGGGAGGACATGGCGGGCCGCACCGCCGTCATCCCGCCGCCCTCGTCGCTGCCCTCGACTCCCCCGGGGCCGCCGCGCCTGTCGCAGAACAGCGCCCCGGTGCTGACCGCCGCGCCGCCGCGCCCGTCGCTGACCAACGTGCCCACGTTGATGTCCAGCGACGCGCCCGCGCCCCGGAACACGCCCAACCGGGGCAACGACAGCCAGCTGCCGCGCATCCTCCGGCCGGACTCTCCGCCGGAGCCGATGCCGCCCCCGCCGCGTCCGCCCGCGCCCCCCGTCCTGAACGGCGGGAACGCGCCGCGTCCGCCCCCGGGCCGGGAGCCGTCCGCGAGGGACGCCCGTGAGAAGCACGCGCCCGAGGAGGGCGGTGGCCGGGGCCTGGGCATCAAGGGCATGGACAAGCGCCTGCTCTACGGCGCCGTGGGCCTGGCGTCGCTGTTCATGCTGGTGGGCGTGGCGCTGGTCTTCTCCCCGAGCAAGGCCGCGCAGGGCTACGTGATGGTGGAGCTCAAGACGCCGGACGCGAAGGACCGCGCGATGGTGTCCATCAACGCGGGGCCGCCGGAGAAGTTCCCGTCCAACGGCTTCATCCTGAAGCAGCTGCCGGTGGGCAACGTGCTGGTGGTGGTGACCGCGGACGGCTACGACGCCTTCAACAAGTCCGTCATGGTGGCCGAGGGCGCCAACGCCACGCAGGTGCCGGTGCAGCTCAAGCAGCAGTCGCGCTCGGTGCTCGTGGTCTTCAAGACCCAGCCGGATGACGCCGAGGTGAAGATCGACGGCCAGGTGGCCCGCAAGCAGGGCGTGCGGGATCCGGTGCTGCGCGACTTCTCCCTCAGCGCCGACACCCCACTGGTGGAGGTGTCCGCGCCGGGCTACGTGACGTTCATCAAGAAGCTGGCCGTGAACAACAACGGCCTGGACGTGGCGGCGACGCTGGAGCGCGCTCCGGTGGACGTGCGCATCGAGTCCGAGCCCGAGGGCGCGGCTGTCTTCCTGGGCAACAAGGACCTGGGCGTCGTCACCCCGACGAACGTCCGGGTGCCGTGGGGCACGCGGGAGCTGACGCTGAAGGCGAAGTGCTACTCGGACGCGGACGTCTCCGTGGGGTCGCCGTCCCCGGCGGGCTCCACGGTCAAGGTGGAAGCAGCCCTGAAGAAGCAGGCGCGCTGCCGCGATTAG
- a CDS encoding ABC transporter permease, with protein sequence MRFDALSRLVRLSLARERKGAFFSAFGVAMGVGALVFFVGLGLGVGRVIRERIFPTDSRLVDVVPPAVSLGLLGGGKLDAAAVERLAALPGVETTYRKMNVRVPAVTRYDGVFFGSRLRMGMEVLAVGVDPGLVQKDVGLPEAKDFKDPGEGKAIPALISTRLLELYNKTFAPARKLPQLSAEMLIGFGFPVEFNRSYVAATSGGPTTTQQAQVVGASDRAMLAGITIPLDTAVRINRASGADADSYSGVTLVAADPSRVPELVEAVKGMGFEIDDQERRLAENAGAAVALTTSALALLSILICVLAAVNIAHAMSSSVRARAKEIGVMQAVGASRADVRAIVLAEAGVVGVLGGAAGTAAALVLAFLVDRLAKGYLPNFPFKPESFFSFPVTVVLGGVLLGLVAALAGAYFPSRRAAATDPARTLAG encoded by the coding sequence GTGAGGTTCGACGCACTGTCGCGACTGGTGAGGTTGTCCCTCGCGCGCGAGCGCAAGGGCGCGTTCTTCTCCGCCTTCGGCGTGGCCATGGGCGTGGGCGCGCTGGTGTTCTTCGTGGGCCTGGGGCTGGGAGTCGGGCGCGTCATCCGCGAGCGCATCTTCCCCACGGACTCGCGCCTGGTGGACGTGGTGCCCCCGGCGGTGTCGCTGGGCCTCCTGGGCGGCGGCAAGCTGGACGCGGCCGCGGTGGAGCGGCTGGCCGCGCTGCCCGGCGTGGAGACGACGTACCGGAAGATGAACGTCCGGGTGCCGGCGGTGACGCGCTACGACGGCGTCTTCTTCGGCTCGCGCCTGCGCATGGGCATGGAGGTGCTCGCGGTGGGCGTGGATCCCGGCCTCGTGCAGAAGGACGTGGGGCTGCCGGAGGCGAAGGACTTCAAGGACCCGGGGGAGGGCAAGGCCATCCCCGCGCTCATCTCCACGCGCCTCCTGGAGCTGTACAACAAGACGTTCGCGCCCGCGCGCAAGCTGCCGCAGCTGTCCGCGGAGATGCTCATCGGCTTCGGCTTCCCGGTGGAGTTCAACCGCTCCTACGTGGCGGCCACGTCCGGTGGCCCCACCACCACGCAGCAGGCGCAGGTGGTGGGCGCGTCCGACCGGGCCATGCTCGCGGGCATCACCATCCCGCTGGACACGGCGGTGCGCATCAACCGCGCTTCGGGCGCGGACGCGGACAGCTACTCCGGCGTCACGCTGGTGGCGGCGGATCCATCCCGCGTCCCGGAGCTGGTGGAGGCGGTGAAGGGGATGGGCTTCGAAATCGATGATCAGGAGCGCCGGCTGGCGGAGAACGCGGGCGCGGCGGTGGCGCTCACCACGTCCGCGCTGGCGCTGCTCTCCATCCTCATCTGCGTGCTGGCGGCGGTGAACATCGCCCACGCGATGTCCTCGTCCGTGCGTGCGCGGGCCAAGGAGATTGGCGTGATGCAGGCGGTGGGCGCCTCGCGCGCGGACGTGCGCGCCATCGTGCTGGCGGAGGCCGGCGTGGTGGGCGTGCTGGGCGGCGCGGCGGGGACGGCGGCGGCGCTGGTGCTGGCCTTCCTCGTGGACCGGCTCGCGAAGGGCTACCTGCCCAACTTCCCCTTCAAGCCGGAGAGCTTCTTCTCCTTCCCGGTGACGGTGGTGCTGGGCGGGGTGCTGCTGGGGCTCGTGGCCGCGCTCGCCGGGGCCTACTTCCCCAGCCGCCGCGCCGCCGCCACGGACCCGGCCAGGACGCTGGCGGGATGA
- a CDS encoding ABC transporter ATP-binding protein: MIRAREVVKEYEDGEGSRVRVLDGVSLDVEAGDFVAVVGASGSGKSTLLHLLGGLDVHYQGQVEVGGVKLTGLKDKELARFRNTHVGFVFQSFHLIPNLSALENVLLPSHFGPATADGRKRASQLLERVGLGAKQDRAPVRLSGGERQRVAIARALFGGPKLLLCDEPTGNLDAATGAGVIQLFQELHREGLTVLTVTHEERMSAVARRVLRLKDARLVEESPAPEALASSRGAP; the protein is encoded by the coding sequence TTGATCCGCGCGCGCGAGGTCGTGAAGGAGTACGAGGACGGCGAGGGCTCGCGCGTGCGCGTGCTCGACGGCGTGTCGCTGGACGTGGAGGCCGGGGACTTCGTCGCGGTGGTGGGCGCGTCCGGCAGCGGCAAGTCCACGCTGCTGCACCTCTTGGGCGGCCTGGACGTGCACTACCAGGGGCAGGTGGAGGTGGGCGGCGTGAAGCTCACCGGCCTGAAGGACAAGGAGCTGGCGCGCTTCCGCAACACGCACGTGGGCTTCGTCTTCCAGTCCTTCCACCTCATCCCCAACCTGTCCGCGCTGGAGAACGTGCTGTTGCCGTCGCACTTCGGTCCGGCCACGGCGGACGGGCGCAAGCGCGCGAGCCAGCTGCTGGAGCGCGTGGGCCTGGGCGCCAAGCAGGACCGCGCGCCGGTGCGCCTCTCCGGCGGCGAGCGCCAGCGCGTGGCCATCGCCCGGGCCCTCTTCGGCGGCCCGAAGCTGCTGCTGTGTGACGAACCCACGGGCAACCTGGACGCGGCCACGGGCGCGGGCGTCATCCAGCTCTTCCAGGAGCTGCACAGGGAAGGGCTCACGGTGCTGACCGTCACCCACGAGGAGCGCATGAGCGCGGTGGCGCGGCGGGTGCTCCGACTCAAGGACGCGCGGCTGGTGGAGGAATCCCCCGCGCCGGAAGCGCTGGCCTCGTCGCGAGGTGCCCCGTGA
- a CDS encoding ABC transporter substrate-binding protein, whose product MKLHRGPGLFLFLALCVLGAGYVFASRAGYLDRLQARFFPSTREAVRLSPGDFPAGVAAPVADVASVPLRPVLIGFTPRGSAAALLVATGGATTLDAPATPPGAAQGLLKTAYALDARAVLFAREEELKQALSVGAENGGVDMAALSVDRLASWAPTLRDAAPRTVLLVGRSRGQEAMAAVGVPDLASLRGKRVGVYPGGSSHYFALWVLARAGLRTSDVRWVDLPSTLDAGRALREGRADVVVGLWGDVELAARDRGGKVLATTADAPHLLATVLVARGDFAARYPDAVRRVLRGLLDAGQGVLKDPAAGARLLGEVAPYLGDPTEAIRSAPPATLADNRAFFGLSGEAPVTYDELFQSAAALFQKLKRGTAPPPAEDTRDLGALKYVSEARGP is encoded by the coding sequence ATGAAGCTGCACCGCGGACCCGGCCTCTTTCTCTTCCTCGCGCTCTGTGTCCTGGGCGCGGGGTACGTCTTCGCCTCGCGGGCGGGCTACCTCGACCGCCTGCAGGCGCGCTTCTTCCCCTCCACCCGTGAGGCGGTGCGGCTGTCCCCGGGCGACTTCCCGGCGGGCGTCGCGGCCCCGGTGGCGGACGTGGCGTCGGTGCCCTTGCGGCCCGTGCTCATCGGCTTCACCCCGCGCGGCTCGGCGGCCGCGCTGCTCGTGGCCACCGGCGGCGCCACCACGCTGGACGCCCCCGCCACGCCCCCCGGCGCGGCGCAGGGGCTGCTCAAGACGGCCTACGCCCTGGACGCCCGCGCGGTGCTCTTCGCGCGCGAGGAGGAGCTGAAGCAGGCCCTGTCCGTGGGCGCGGAGAACGGCGGCGTGGACATGGCGGCCCTGTCGGTGGACCGGCTCGCGTCGTGGGCGCCCACCCTGCGGGACGCGGCGCCGCGCACGGTGCTGCTCGTGGGGAGAAGCCGGGGCCAGGAGGCCATGGCGGCGGTGGGCGTGCCGGACCTGGCCAGCCTGCGGGGCAAGCGGGTGGGCGTGTATCCGGGCGGCTCGTCGCACTACTTCGCCCTGTGGGTGCTGGCGCGCGCGGGGCTGCGCACCTCCGACGTGCGGTGGGTGGACCTGCCGTCCACGCTGGACGCGGGGCGGGCGCTCCGCGAGGGCCGGGCGGACGTGGTGGTGGGGCTGTGGGGCGACGTGGAGCTGGCGGCGCGGGACCGGGGCGGCAAGGTGCTGGCCACCACCGCGGACGCGCCGCACCTGCTGGCCACGGTGCTGGTGGCCCGGGGCGACTTCGCGGCGCGCTACCCGGACGCGGTGCGGCGGGTGCTGCGTGGACTTCTGGACGCGGGGCAGGGCGTGCTGAAGGACCCGGCGGCCGGGGCGCGGCTGTTGGGCGAGGTGGCGCCCTACCTGGGCGACCCCACGGAGGCCATCCGCAGCGCGCCGCCCGCCACGCTGGCGGACAATCGGGCCTTCTTCGGACTTTCCGGCGAGGCGCCGGTTACCTATGACGAGCTCTTCCAGAGCGCCGCGGCGCTCTTCCAGAAGCTCAAGCGTGGAACGGCGCCCCCACCCGCGGAGGACACGCGGGACCTGGGCGCGCTGAAGTACGTCTCCGAGGCGCGGGGGCCCTGA
- a CDS encoding PspA/IM30 family protein, whose amino-acid sequence MWQRFKRAMRSFAGFFVSSIEDPELILEQNIRDLNDQVPKMNESIAMVRANVTLLEKENMKYQQDVRELTAKVKAAIQAGRDDLAGTYATKLQGEKEALARNQQQLDIAKQAYEKALNVKKAFMREKDRKTQEAMNAVRDARRAKWQAKVADTMESFTVAGVDSTHDEMLRKVQEKTAINEARMQMALESVDHQAAAIEEEAEKIQGDELVKQFKMEMGLLDSPAPVSDVGAGPEKTIGKKVEIK is encoded by the coding sequence ATGTGGCAGCGATTCAAGAGAGCGATGCGGAGCTTCGCGGGCTTCTTCGTCTCCTCCATCGAGGATCCGGAGTTGATTCTCGAGCAGAACATCCGTGACCTGAACGACCAGGTCCCCAAGATGAACGAGTCCATCGCCATGGTCCGGGCGAATGTGACGCTGCTCGAGAAGGAGAACATGAAGTACCAGCAGGACGTGCGGGAGCTGACCGCCAAGGTGAAGGCCGCCATCCAGGCAGGCCGGGACGACCTGGCCGGCACCTACGCGACCAAGCTGCAGGGGGAGAAGGAAGCCCTCGCGCGCAACCAGCAGCAGCTGGACATCGCGAAGCAGGCCTACGAGAAGGCCCTGAACGTCAAGAAGGCGTTCATGCGCGAGAAGGACCGGAAGACGCAGGAGGCGATGAACGCCGTCCGGGACGCGCGGCGCGCCAAGTGGCAGGCGAAGGTCGCCGACACCATGGAGTCCTTCACCGTCGCGGGCGTGGACTCCACGCACGACGAGATGCTCCGCAAGGTCCAGGAGAAGACGGCCATCAACGAGGCGCGCATGCAGATGGCGCTGGAGTCGGTGGACCACCAGGCCGCGGCCATCGAGGAAGAGGCGGAGAAGATCCAGGGCGACGAACTGGTGAAGCAGTTCAAGATGGAGATGGGCCTGCTGGACAGCCCCGCGCCGGTGTCGGACGTGGGCGCCGGTCCGGAAAAGACCATCGGCAAGAAGGTGGAGATCAAGTAG
- a CDS encoding sensor histidine kinase translates to MDKTPPVAFENELARVVATQRRRVLGAGAAVRLVGTAVFFAVSLGLWLTGARDWAHYPPLLLCYGGVVALLFALRFRPVTKQLGIVQSLVDVGLVFGLQQLALPMSPFPAGVAGFSLGLFALVVALSGLELMPWLVYGAAGLASLAQAVLMHQAGVGPGAMVVAAVTLVLVAAVSHYGTGRLRQLAMDLSHAEVSRQLEARRTTEVEDAHRTIERMLSEAHARNAQLEALQAHQEQLMQFLVHDLRSPLSAVTLSLSWMEQELPIGTPLVESVRTGLAVTARLDRMISDLLDVPRLEQGRLSPRKQPFPVAPLLDEVRRSLDGAARLRKIKLELSSPPGLQLVGDQGLLIRVVENLATNALRYAPSGGRVRLEAGEAEGLQWLAVRNDGIAIPPEARESLFDKYVQGSREKEGRRGYGLGLYFSRLAAEAHGGKLTVEDAEGWATSFVLRLPRAQAASQPSPDATAVQQRF, encoded by the coding sequence ATGGACAAGACTCCTCCCGTCGCCTTCGAGAATGAGCTTGCGCGGGTGGTGGCCACCCAGCGGCGGCGCGTCCTGGGTGCCGGGGCGGCGGTGCGGCTGGTGGGCACGGCCGTGTTCTTCGCCGTCAGCCTGGGGCTGTGGCTGACGGGCGCCCGGGACTGGGCGCACTACCCGCCCCTGCTGCTCTGCTACGGCGGCGTGGTGGCGCTGCTGTTCGCGCTGCGCTTCAGGCCGGTGACGAAGCAGCTGGGCATCGTGCAGTCGCTGGTGGACGTGGGGCTGGTGTTCGGGCTCCAGCAGCTGGCCCTGCCCATGTCGCCCTTCCCGGCGGGCGTGGCGGGCTTCAGCCTGGGGCTGTTCGCGCTGGTGGTGGCGCTCTCCGGCCTGGAGCTGATGCCCTGGCTCGTCTACGGCGCGGCGGGCCTGGCGTCGCTGGCCCAGGCCGTCCTCATGCACCAGGCGGGCGTGGGGCCGGGGGCCATGGTCGTGGCCGCGGTGACGCTGGTGCTGGTGGCGGCGGTGAGCCACTACGGCACCGGGCGGCTGCGGCAGCTGGCCATGGACCTGTCGCACGCGGAGGTGTCCCGGCAGCTGGAGGCCCGCCGCACCACCGAGGTGGAGGACGCCCACCGCACCATCGAGCGCATGCTGTCCGAGGCCCACGCGCGCAACGCCCAGCTGGAGGCGCTCCAGGCCCACCAGGAGCAGCTGATGCAGTTCCTGGTGCACGACCTGCGCTCACCCTTGTCCGCCGTGACGCTGTCGCTGTCGTGGATGGAGCAGGAGCTGCCCATCGGCACGCCGCTGGTGGAGTCCGTGCGCACGGGCCTGGCCGTCACCGCGCGCCTGGACCGGATGATCTCCGACCTCCTGGACGTGCCCCGGCTGGAGCAGGGCCGGCTGTCGCCGCGCAAGCAGCCCTTCCCCGTGGCGCCGCTCCTGGACGAGGTGCGCCGGTCGCTGGATGGCGCGGCCCGGCTGCGGAAGATCAAGCTGGAGCTGTCCTCGCCGCCGGGCCTCCAACTCGTCGGAGACCAGGGCCTGCTCATCCGCGTGGTGGAGAACCTGGCCACCAACGCGCTCCGCTACGCGCCGTCGGGCGGGCGGGTGCGCCTGGAGGCGGGCGAGGCGGAGGGCCTGCAGTGGCTGGCGGTGCGCAACGACGGCATCGCCATCCCGCCGGAGGCGCGCGAGTCCCTCTTCGACAAGTACGTGCAGGGCAGCCGCGAGAAGGAGGGCCGCCGGGGCTACGGCCTGGGGCTGTACTTCTCCCGGCTGGCGGCGGAAGCCCACGGCGGGAAGCTGACGGTGGAGGACGCGGAGGGCTGGGCCACGTCCTTCGTGCTGCGCCTGCCCCGCGCGCAGGCGGCCTCGCAGCCGTCCCCGGACGCGACGGCCGTCCAGCAGCGCTTCTAG
- a CDS encoding 5'-deoxyadenosine deaminase, whose translation MDLLLTGATVVTMNRDREVLPRADVLVQDGRIAKVGRGLKVKGARRVLDLAGQVVMPGLIHGHLHACQTLFRGHADKRELLDWLRERIWPMEAAHDAASLRASADLTFAELIRSGSTAALDMGTVHHYDAVFESARDCGYRLVGGKAMMDSGAEVPQGLRETTADSLSESLALMERWHGTHDNRLRYAFAPRFALSCTPELLREVGRLSREKGVRIHSHASENPKETQVVRQVTGQDNIAFFHGLGLTGNHVTLAHCVWVEGTEQQLLRDSGTVVCHCPGSNLKLASGYARIPELLQDGIPVALGADGAPCNNTLDLFHEMRLASVLHNPRVGPVAMTPMHVLEMATLHGARALGLEDEVGSVEVGKRADLTVVDTRGFHFCPLPEDVTGPLVYSARSTDVSHVLIDGKLVLREGELTTLDANAVLANARTQATKLFARAKLQAS comes from the coding sequence GTGGACTTGCTTCTCACTGGCGCCACCGTCGTCACCATGAACCGCGACCGCGAGGTACTGCCGCGCGCGGACGTGCTCGTGCAGGACGGGCGCATCGCCAAGGTGGGCCGGGGCCTGAAGGTGAAGGGCGCCCGCCGCGTCCTGGACCTCGCCGGGCAGGTGGTGATGCCCGGCCTCATCCACGGCCACCTGCACGCCTGCCAGACGCTGTTCCGCGGCCACGCGGACAAGCGCGAGCTGCTGGACTGGCTGCGTGAGCGCATCTGGCCCATGGAGGCCGCGCACGACGCGGCGTCCCTGCGCGCCAGCGCGGACCTCACCTTCGCGGAGCTCATCCGCTCCGGCTCCACGGCGGCGCTCGACATGGGCACCGTGCACCACTACGACGCCGTCTTCGAGTCCGCGCGCGACTGCGGCTACCGGCTCGTCGGTGGCAAGGCGATGATGGACTCTGGCGCGGAGGTGCCCCAGGGCCTGCGCGAGACGACGGCGGACTCGCTGTCGGAGAGTCTGGCGCTGATGGAGCGCTGGCACGGCACCCACGACAACCGCCTGCGCTACGCGTTCGCGCCGCGCTTCGCCCTGTCCTGCACGCCGGAGCTGCTGCGGGAGGTGGGCCGGCTGTCGCGGGAGAAGGGCGTGCGGATCCACTCGCACGCCAGCGAGAACCCGAAGGAGACGCAGGTGGTCCGCCAGGTGACGGGGCAGGACAACATCGCCTTCTTCCACGGGCTGGGGCTCACCGGGAACCACGTCACGCTGGCCCACTGCGTCTGGGTGGAGGGCACGGAGCAGCAGCTCTTGCGCGACTCCGGCACCGTGGTGTGCCACTGCCCGGGCTCCAACCTGAAGCTCGCGTCGGGCTACGCGCGCATCCCGGAGCTGCTCCAGGACGGCATCCCCGTGGCGCTGGGGGCGGACGGCGCCCCGTGCAACAACACGTTGGATTTGTTCCACGAGATGCGGCTCGCGTCCGTGCTGCACAACCCGCGCGTGGGCCCGGTGGCGATGACGCCCATGCACGTCCTGGAGATGGCCACGCTGCACGGCGCGCGCGCCCTGGGCCTGGAGGACGAGGTGGGCTCCGTGGAAGTGGGCAAGCGCGCGGACCTCACGGTGGTGGACACGCGCGGCTTCCACTTCTGCCCGCTGCCGGAGGACGTGACGGGGCCGCTGGTGTACTCGGCGCGCTCCACGGACGTGTCGCACGTGCTCATCGACGGCAAGCTGGTGCTGCGCGAGGGCGAATTGACGACGCTGGACGCGAACGCGGTGCTGGCCAACGCCCGCACGCAGGCCACGAAGCTCTTCGCCCGCGCGAAGCTGCAGGCCTCCTAG
- a CDS encoding cytidine deaminase: protein MAEEIPWERLFEEALRVRQRAHVPYSKFPVGAAVLYADGSIVAGCNVENATYGLTVCAERNAFVAGVAQGREKPVAVAVVVDTPEPCPPCGMCRQVMAEFAGPDLPVRSRTLNGQEARYPLSELLPHAFTRSFL from the coding sequence ATGGCGGAGGAGATTCCCTGGGAGCGGCTGTTCGAGGAGGCCCTGCGGGTGCGTCAGCGCGCGCACGTGCCGTACTCGAAGTTCCCCGTGGGGGCCGCCGTGCTGTACGCGGACGGCTCCATCGTGGCCGGCTGCAACGTGGAGAACGCCACCTACGGCCTCACCGTCTGCGCGGAGCGCAACGCGTTCGTCGCGGGCGTGGCGCAGGGCCGCGAGAAGCCGGTGGCCGTGGCCGTCGTCGTGGACACCCCGGAGCCCTGTCCCCCGTGCGGCATGTGCCGCCAGGTGATGGCGGAGTTCGCCGGGCCTGACCTTCCGGTGCGAAGCCGCACCCTCAACGGGCAGGAGGCGCGCTACCCGCTCAGCGAGCTGCTGCCGCACGCCTTCACCCGTTCCTTCCTCTAG
- a CDS encoding PilZ domain-containing protein: MMPASLDPGRWWNATRVGYESGSGRETTAMSEQNENQDTRTGEDRRDSPRVPMRLKVRREGTEGFLDRAGDLSLGGVGWVGEALDPGQVVEVRFALPPSLEEVQVRGEVLPPKASAPGPVVRVRFVELPVELELAIARHLDDQGKDEPRGAR, translated from the coding sequence ATGATGCCCGCCAGCCTGGATCCGGGGCGGTGGTGGAACGCGACCCGGGTCGGATACGAGAGCGGCAGCGGCAGGGAGACGACGGCGATGTCCGAGCAGAACGAGAACCAGGACACCAGGACGGGGGAGGACCGGCGCGACTCGCCCCGCGTCCCCATGCGTCTGAAGGTCCGGCGGGAGGGGACGGAAGGCTTCCTGGACCGTGCCGGGGACCTGTCCCTGGGCGGCGTGGGATGGGTGGGAGAGGCCCTGGACCCGGGGCAGGTCGTGGAGGTGCGCTTCGCGCTGCCTCCGTCCCTGGAAGAGGTGCAGGTGCGCGGCGAGGTGCTACCCCCCAAGGCCAGCGCGCCGGGCCCGGTGGTGCGCGTTCGCTTCGTGGAGCTGCCGGTGGAGCTGGAGCTCGCCATCGCCCGGCACCTGGACGATCAGGGCAAGGACGAACCCCGGGGTGCCCGCTAG